A single genomic interval of Dromiciops gliroides isolate mDroGli1 chromosome 1, mDroGli1.pri, whole genome shotgun sequence harbors:
- the VKORC1 gene encoding vitamin K epoxide reductase complex subunit 1 isoform X1, translating into MVSPAGWGSPGRARLALCLAGLALSAYALHVKAERARSREYRAYCDLGESISCSRVFSSPWSKGFGLVEPFLGPDSILNQSNSIFGLIFYSQQLLLGCYSAPWASSVLLFSSVLSLLGSVYLAWILLFVLYDFCLVCVTTYAINLGLAILNYQKATGPSGPQDRNKKGH; encoded by the exons ATGGTGTCTCCAGCCGGCTGGGGGAGCCCGGGGAGGGCGCGGCTTGCGCTATGCCTGGCGGGGCTCGCGCTCTCTGCTTACGCGCTGCATGTGAAGGCGGAGCGCGCCCGGAGCAGAGAGTACCGCGCCTATTGCGACCTGGGCGAGTCCATCAGCTGCTCCCGCGTATTTTCCTCCCC ATGGAGTAAGGGCTTTGGGCTGGTGGAACCCTTCCTGGGTCCTGACAGCATCCTGAACCAGTCCAACAGCATCTTCGGCCTTATCTTCTATAGCCAGCAGCTACTTCTGG GTTGCTACAGTGCTCCGTGGGCTTCCTCAGTCTTGCTGTTCAGCTCCGTGCTTTCTCTTTTGGGTTCAGTTTACCTAGCCTGGATCTTGCTTTTCGTGCTCTATGACTTCTGCCTGGTTTGTGTCACCACCTATGCCATCAATTTGGGCCTAGCTATACTCAACTACCAGAAGGCAACGGGCCCCTCGGGCCCACAGGACCGCAATAAAAAGGGACACTGA
- the VKORC1 gene encoding vitamin K epoxide reductase complex subunit 1 isoform X2: MVSPAGWGSPGRARLALCLAGLALSAYALHVKAERARSREYRAYCDLGESISCSRVFSSPWSKGFGLVEPFLGPDSILNQSNSIFGLIFYSQQLLLVYLAWILLFVLYDFCLVCVTTYAINLGLAILNYQKATGPSGPQDRNKKGH, translated from the exons ATGGTGTCTCCAGCCGGCTGGGGGAGCCCGGGGAGGGCGCGGCTTGCGCTATGCCTGGCGGGGCTCGCGCTCTCTGCTTACGCGCTGCATGTGAAGGCGGAGCGCGCCCGGAGCAGAGAGTACCGCGCCTATTGCGACCTGGGCGAGTCCATCAGCTGCTCCCGCGTATTTTCCTCCCC ATGGAGTAAGGGCTTTGGGCTGGTGGAACCCTTCCTGGGTCCTGACAGCATCCTGAACCAGTCCAACAGCATCTTCGGCCTTATCTTCTATAGCCAGCAGCTACTTCTGG TTTACCTAGCCTGGATCTTGCTTTTCGTGCTCTATGACTTCTGCCTGGTTTGTGTCACCACCTATGCCATCAATTTGGGCCTAGCTATACTCAACTACCAGAAGGCAACGGGCCCCTCGGGCCCACAGGACCGCAATAAAAAGGGACACTGA